In one window of Desulfovibrio sp. DNA:
- a CDS encoding transcriptional regulator: MLKWLILILAVYALYRLFANDVLKKKKENNEENAAEMERKIAAGEMVKDPECGTYVSAEGNISVRDGELVHHFCSYECRDKFLQRLEEGGRELPPRE; encoded by the coding sequence ATGTTGAAGTGGCTTATTTTGATATTGGCGGTCTACGCCCTGTATCGTCTTTTCGCCAATGATGTGCTGAAAAAGAAAAAAGAAAACAATGAAGAAAATGCGGCCGAAATGGAACGCAAGATAGCTGCCGGAGAAATGGTCAAGGACCCGGAATGCGGTACCTACGTTTCTGCCGAAGGCAATATTTCTGTGCGCGATGGTGAACTTGTCCACCATTTTTGCAGCTATGAATGCCGCGACAAATTTTTGCAACGTCTTGAAGAAGGCGGTCGCGAATTGCCCCCGCGCGAATAA